A single Bacillota bacterium DNA region contains:
- a CDS encoding cell wall hydrolase: MRRVIEPVLPDEFTNWMYMAKTVFGEVRGEGDATRRAVAWVIRNRARDPAHRFGHSVWEVVTRPYQFSCWNRGDPNREAILHPMRAPLEREAWLECVRVSWQVLSASEADNPIPGVYHYHDTSIPPPAWTRGLEPVQVPGVMRLRFYRSPGRTDAPADDTPGVDKIR; encoded by the coding sequence GTGAGGCGCGTGATCGAACCGGTCCTGCCCGATGAGTTTACCAACTGGATGTACATGGCGAAGACCGTCTTCGGCGAGGTGCGGGGCGAGGGGGATGCGACGCGCCGGGCCGTGGCGTGGGTGATCCGGAACCGCGCTCGCGACCCGGCTCACCGGTTCGGCCACTCGGTCTGGGAGGTCGTTACCCGCCCCTATCAGTTTTCGTGCTGGAACCGAGGCGACCCCAACCGGGAAGCCATCCTGCACCCCATGCGGGCGCCGCTCGAGCGGGAAGCGTGGCTCGAGTGCGTGCGGGTGAGCTGGCAGGTGCTGTCCGCTTCGGAGGCCGACAACCCCATTCCCGGCGTGTACCACTATCACGACACCAGCATCCCGCCGCCCGCGTGGACGCGGGGACTGGAGCCGGTGCAAGTGCCGGGCGTGATGCGGCTTCGCTTCTACCGAAGCCCCGGGCGGACGGACGCCCCAGCCGATGACACGCCGGGCGTGGATAAGATAAGATAG
- a CDS encoding RidA family protein, with amino-acid sequence MTEPHETPLREAVRTDKAPAAIGPYSQAIRANGFIYVSGQIALDPATGQLVEGPIEVQVRQVLSNLKAILAACGATFEHVVKTTIFLRSMGDFAEVNRVYAEFFPEPAPARSTVAVAELPRGAAVEIEAVAVDPRSASLKNVQKSTVAAT; translated from the coding sequence ATGACCGAGCCCCACGAAACGCCGCTGCGAGAAGCCGTCCGCACGGATAAGGCGCCCGCCGCCATCGGCCCGTACTCGCAGGCCATCCGGGCAAACGGCTTCATCTACGTCTCCGGGCAGATCGCCCTCGACCCCGCCACCGGGCAACTGGTTGAGGGGCCCATCGAGGTGCAGGTGCGGCAGGTGCTGAGCAACCTCAAGGCCATCCTGGCGGCCTGCGGCGCCACGTTCGAACACGTTGTGAAGACCACCATCTTCCTGCGGTCGATGGGGGACTTCGCCGAGGTGAACCGGGTCTACGCCGAGTTCTTCCCCGAACCGGCGCCGGCCCGCTCGACCGTGGCCGTGGCCGAGCTGCCCCGGGGCGCGGCCGTCGAGATCGAGGCGGTTGCCGTCGATCCGCGCTCGGCGTCCTTGAAGAACGTCCAGAAGAGCACCGTGGCCGCCACGTAG